Part of the Micropterus dolomieu isolate WLL.071019.BEF.003 ecotype Adirondacks linkage group LG17, ASM2129224v1, whole genome shotgun sequence genome is shown below.
AGAGTAATTTAGTCCTTTTTGGATTCTGGAAAAAACCTTACAAAAAAGGATCACCTTtctattttctgatgtttttaacGGTGTGAATCTAGGCAGAGCATCCAACTAACTTCTCACTGGATTCTCACACTATGGCAAGCAGCAGGAACAAGTTTATCTAAAATTATTGTTATTCAAAACTTAGCCATTAGCCAAAGTGGAAACACCACAGCCACGAGCTAAATGGCTCTAACGAGACCGTCTAATGACTGGACTTCCTCTGTGGTTTATTCACTTAGCTCACTTTTAACCTGCTGTGTGCAGAAATTAAAGATGGACACACAGATTGTGTGGAGATGTTGCTCAATGGAGGATAGAAAAACACTGATTCTAACCAAAGTGAGTGGTTCCTATTACCATGGTGCAACTCCCATGCTGTAAATGTACATTCTTGGTACCATGATGTGCTTTGGATCCAAGTATTCACCAAGTGACAATATCGTGTGGTATTATCTTCAGGAAGAACGGCTTCACAGCCATTAAGTATTTCATCAGTGGAGATGAAATAACCATGATAGGTCTCTCTAGAAACAAATAATTACGACTTAATATTTTaagtatttgtattttacacACTTTATAGTCAACTGTTAAAACCTGTAAACTTTATTTCCCTACATGATGGTGTGATGCAAATACCGAATCAtttatcattcattcatttttgtggaagtgacattaaaaaacaaaataacactcTTTAAGTAACCATGGCAATTAAAATAGTTACGCCATGCAGAGAAACCAGTTAAAAGGTCAACTTAAAGGTTATGCAGGGAGCAGATTTAAGTTAGCATTCATGGCAAACAGGAACTGGAATCTCTCTCCAAGCACTGCTAGTTTGACTGGCAACAACAGTGTGAACGTTTCTTTTACCTATTTGAGCCAATCTTTCCAAGAGTGGTTCAGAGGCTTCGGTACAATTTCAACCTCGACCCAGGCTCTTATGTAACTATCAGAAAGTAATTACCACATCATAGCCTAATGTcagattttaatgtgtatttttccatgttttgccatttcagtttgtgttttctgGTCAGAAGTAAAACCAAACAGACGCATATTTTGCATGTAATCTGTAATATGTTTATAGCGGTTGGTTTGCTGTCCAGGTAGAGTGAACTAGAGCGTGTTGTTGATACTCTGacaatgctaatccaacacatctttgtagtagcgtccatgttgattccacattcagacttaagagcacatgaacacaactcgggaaatgggaccatccgcggagcacgtgaatgcaccgtgagccactggttgcaattcgcaaccctcagtcaccactagatgtcactaaaagtTATACACTTAACTTTTAATGATACCCCTCCCTGGTTGCAGATTAATTCAATAGTTGAAAATGAATCGATTAATAATTGCAGCTCTATTCAGAATCACTTCCAGGACTGTCACTGACTGTGAACCTTGTACTAGAAACACGCTTACCACCATTTCCTGTCCTTTCCTAACAGGTTAGGACACCTCTGGTTGCGCCTAAATATTGAAGTGATTTCCTAAGTTAAGAAGTTATGGTGGCGTTTTAAGTAGTCGCAGTTACTCCTAGGGctggcgatatggccaaaaatgtaatcacaataaaaacatttcaaatcattcgatatcgataattatcacgataaatgtaaaattgttatttctttcaagtttaagggctgatttttgctcctgactgaaaatAGAAGAAACCAGattgttaattatgtggttacagtggatcacttaacaaatctgagggagaatattcaaaattatgataaaaaaaaataaaaaataaacattttaacaaatatgatgAGCAAATCTTTCAGTCCCTTtcactcaacaaaataaaatattttaatagaaaaagtaagtgctaatttgtttgtgattcaaatgaattaaaccaaatattaattgactatatatattgaatatttattacattgatagaggaaaattatattgcgatagttattgttttattgcacaGCCCTAGTTACACCTCCTCTGTTGCTAATTCTGAAGTTAATACTATCTAAATAATCaaccacagtaaaaaaaaaaaaaaataatagttgATAAAAAAACTCTTTTACTCCTGGACAGCATTATATTAAGTAGCATTTATGAGCGTAAAACGTCTCATTAGGCAATGATGTAGCTTTACCTGATGATATTAAAAACGCATGGtagttgttttggtttgtttgtaagGCAGTTTAGAAGCTTTAGCTTGAGATTCTAGTTCCCAAGATGCCATAAATGTACAGAAAACAGATTACACACAGCAAAGACTCACATTTTAAACCGAttcctctcattctctctcctcAGAGGTAACAAATCTgttatttgatttaaaaaaaaaactcacgTTAACACCTGGAAAAATGAAGGAGTGAGAATGAGAGGCATCACACCAAGGTTCGGTCATGCAGGCAGCATGCCATGCATCGCTGTCTGCATTTCATCACAGCCACAAAAGGGAAAAAGGTTTTACACGAGGAGGAAGATGAaaacaggaggaggaaggagaggggcAGTATACACCACACGGGAGTAAATACAACAAACACCATAACAGGAGCTGCAGTTAGTACTTTCAGTCCATCACAAGAGGAGCAGGAAGACAGCCAGGAGGAGTTTCAAACATGAAGCGGGGTCCTGATTGGTTGCAGGAGGCAGAGGCGCTCTGGCAGGCTTGTGTCACATCCAAAAAACAGGCAAAATGCTGCTCTTGTGTGCgagtgtataaatatatatttggaTTTGTCATGCCACCAAACAGCTCCCaccattatttatttagatgTGGAAGGAACAGAAATAAGCAAGGCAAGAGTGAGCGAGAGAACCATAACAAGGGGGATGAAGATGACGAAACCAAcacaagcacaaaaataaagagagagagtgaagcgTCGTTAGAAGTGCGATTTCTTACAGAAAGTCACAGTCTCAAAGTCACTGATATGGACCGCACCTGAGGACGTTTGCTCCGAGGACTCCACTGTTTCTGCTGGCGGGGCAGCTTCGGTCCCAGCGGGCGACGAGTCGTCATCGTTCCCTCCTGCTGGTTCCTCCAGGACGGCTGGAGAGGGAGGGGTGTCCAGTTTGTCTGCtgtcagagagaaaaacattacAATGTCTGACCTATTCAGTTGACCCctttaatatgttttacttactcaaaaaatataataaatgtttgtacTCTGAGGGAATTTTGGGTAAACTCACTGAATTAAATTTTTTGCCATGCTAGCAGTCTGACTCTGGGGACAGCAAGGTTGGTCTGTTGGTCCAGAGCAACTCTGAACTCATATATATGTCTCCACAGCTATTGAATGAATTTCCATGAAATTCTCTccagacattcatggtgcccagaAGATGAAGTCACTCTCCTCTAGTGATACCATGACGCCGACATTTGTGGTTCAGAGTGTaatgtctcaacaacttttggatggattgccatgaaatttggtttaCACATTCAAGTCCCCCTCAGAATGAACTATAATAACTTTAGTGGTCCCTTAACTTCTCCTCTAGCTGGCTTGTTTACTCACTTGATCTctattcaataaaaaaaaaaaaaataaaaaaaaaaaagtgggtgCAATTGCTGGAGCTTTCTCAGCCgccattttcacaagtttgaaaataggTTAGTGCTCCCCCCCTTTCCGCAAAGTAGCCAAAATGGCGACTGTAGAGGGTGAGACGTGTCCAGCGTTCCACGTTCAACTTTTTGACCGCTATGAGTATACCATCCGGACAATATTCACTGCGCACTGCTTTTTGCCATACTGGGTCGGTGTGAACGCACTTAAACACTCATGGAAGAATTGAGGCAAAGCATTAGTCTTGTTTTTTGAGGTTTTTATCACCTTGTGATGGAGCAGCAGGTGTATCTTGGTCCATTGTAACGGGGACGGGGACAGAAATCTCAGAAAGGGCTGGGACAGAAAAATCAGAGGGGGAGGGCTGAGGAACCTCAGACGGGGCAGGGTCAGATGGCGGTGCAGCAGGGGAGTCTGCGGGGACGGACTCTTGTTCTGACACTATCACAGTCTGCTGGGCTTTAGTCTTTTCTGAAGGAGAGGCAACATCTACAGCTGATCagcaaagacagagagggaagaaAGCAGAGGGGTGAGGGTGGAGAGAgtgacaaagaaaaagagatcaGACAAGATAAGACGACAGCGACAATCGAGCagagaaaagacacaaaatCAAAAGAGGCAGAAGAAGAGAGCTACATTTCAAACAGTATTTTCCTTCTCTGGCCAACGTTCTGCCCGGACATTGAGACAAGTCCAGGAGACTCATCAGAGAAGGAACAGAGAGAGTGATAGAGAGGAGAGACTGACATCAACAAACAGTGAGCAGGGTGATCCCGCCACTGACAGAACAACAGTTTAGTTATCACTGGATTCTGATTTTGTCACCAccttatacagtataatattacCACACTGGCACGATGTCACCTCACTCaacaagaaggcccagcagaggatttacttcctgcggcagctgaagaagttcagcctgcaaaagacaatgatggtgcacttctacaccgccatcattgagtccatcatcatcatctggtacgctgctgccactgcctgggacaagggcaggctgcagcgtatcatttgctctgcagagaaggtgattgctTGTCACCTTCCaactcttcaggacctgtacgcctccagggctctgaggtgagcaggaaagactgacccctcccaccctggacacaaactgttttagACGCACCcttctggcaggaggctgcggtccatcaggaccaaaacctttcgccacaagaacagtttctttccgatTGCATtgggcttcctcaacaaggcccgggtccccactGTCACTTTTGGCATCcaaaagtgtccttgggcaagacactgaacctgCTGTTCAGCATGTAGGGGTCAATCAATCACCCATAATTGTAAATTGGTAATCATTTCCTCGACACAATTTAAAAGTTTAAACTACAAATTGGGAAAGTGGGATGAACAGAAAATATGATACAACTTCTGGCAGCATGTTGGCTAAGTTGTTTCTGACAGTTAATTTACAGTTATGGGATTTGACTTTAGATTCGACTGTCATTTCACTTAAGATATGAACCATTTGAAACTCAACAGCGGGAACAGGGGCAGAGATCAAAAGGATTGCCAAGCAAGGGTCGcacatttcatcatttaacGGAAAAATATCATTTATAtcatacataaaatatgatttatgtTATTTAATACATTATAAAATTGTTTTCTTGCCAGATTCGCACACCGGAAAAATTAGGACAGACACCGAAACTATCGCTGCAGATCGGcagtcttatttattttctactttGATAAGTTTAGTTTAAACTATAGCGGAGGCTGTGAGGCTCAGGTCCCGTCCGTTTGACGGAAACTAGAAGTTACTCGACTTCCTCCTGGATCAATATTCGTCATATACGTTTAAAATCTATCTATAATCTTGTTTATTGATTGCccaggacagatgacagaactGAAGAAGAATCTGCAGCTGTACGACTCCGCATGGGAAAACACAGACTACACTGAAGGGTAAGATGCTCTCTGTGATCCTACCTGTATCCTCCCCTTTCAGTGGCTCAGGAGGTTCAGCGGAGCTGGTGGCTTGGCTCTGcatctcctcctgctgctgctgctcctcctgctgctcctcctccttcttctggGGCGGGCTGGCCTCCACGCTGGCGGGTTTCAGTGGGCTCTCGCCTCCCATGCTGCTCCGGGGCGAcagcatctccatctcttccGCCCAGTCTGTTACAGGCTTGTGGCCCTCCAACGACAGGAAGGGGCTGAGGGGCTTGCCTCCCTCTGGTGACTCCTGAACTGCTTCCGGCGGGGGGATGTGGACCTTTGGTCTGGGGGGGCGCTGTTCTTTGGGGCTTCCTGCTGATGTCGACCGAGAACGAGGTGCACGAGATGTCGGCGAGTTGTATTTGCTCGTGACTGGTTTCTCTTTCCCCTTGTCTTTCTTCTCATCACCCCTGGAGTCGTGTTCTGAGTCGCTCCCTTCCTCCACTTCTTCGTCGTCTTCTCCATCGCTTGCATCTTCCCATTCCTCGTCGTCATCCTCTCCATCTCCGTCCTTCTCCACCTGAGAAAAGATACAAGGAACGGTTTACATGGAAAGTAACTGAAAAGTGTTTTGGATTGCTGTTGAAATTTGTCTGGAAGCACTCGACGACACACAATGAAATATACACAATACACTCAGGGGTTAAAGTTATACATTGTACCATATGGAGACCATACCATCACACAGAAGCCAGAGCATCTGTCTCCCTTGAATATTtagtacagtacatttattcatttagcttttatccaaagcgactttcaattgttatatacagtatgtcagaggtcacacacctctggagaaactaggggttaagtgtcttgctcagagacacattggtttctcacagtggatttgaacccgggtctctcacaccaaaagcatgtgtcttatccagtgctccatcaccaccccccaTGATACATGATAGCCAAAACAGAAAAGTAGCGGGCCGTTAAAAACCAAACCAACACATCAGgctaattctctgtgggttcaccACTGCGAGCAAATTgtttcattacatttactcatttggtgcttttatccaaagcgacttacatttggaagaaaaacatacaagcatcagtaaagtaCAAGAACTACGAGTAACAATAGATACGACTGAGTGCAGCAATAATAGTTGTAAGAGCTATTAACGCATACTGGATCNNNNNNNNNNNNNNNNNNNNgaactggagaggatctgcaaggaggaatggcagaggatacccaaatccagatgtgaaaaacttgttgcatctttcccaaaacgactcatggctgtattagatcaaaagggtgcttctactaaatactgagcaaagggtctgaatacttatgagcatgtgatatttcagtttttcttttttaataaatttgcaaaaatttctacatttctgttttttttctgtcaagatggggtgctgagtgtacattactgagaaataaaatgaacttttttgatttttggaaaatggctgcaatgaaacaaagagtgaaaaatttaaagagttctgaatactttccgtacccactgtatgtcagaggtcacacacctctggagaaactaggggttaagtgtcttgctcagagacacattggtttctcacagtggatttgaacccgggtctctcacaccaaaagcatgtgtcttatccagtgctccatcaccaccccccaTGATACATGATAGCCAAAACAGAAAAGTAGCGGGCCGTTAAAAACCAAACCAACACATCAGgctaattctctgtgggttcaccACTGCGAGCAAATTgtttcattacatttactcatttggtgcttttatccaaagcgacttacatttggaagaaaaacatacaagcatcagtaaagtaCAAGAACTACGAGTAACAATAGATACGACTGAGTGCAGCAATAATAGTTGTAAGAGCTATTAACGCATACTGGATCggtggggtaaatacctaggggaaGCAATAAGAGCAGTCATACAAGTAGACATATGGtccattaataaaacaaatattgataATAGCTGTTATAAGTGCATTAATTATCTACTCTAAAGCAATTTCAAAGGAATTCATATATCAAACGAGACCAGTGTGGGTTTGACTCTCATTAATACTGGTGAGGCTGATTGCATTATTAATCCAGATAAAGTCCCTTTACCTTCTGCGCCGTGGGAGGTTTGGATtgttcttcctccttctccttggGTTTAGTCTTCTCCTCGGGTTTAGTCTTCTCCTCTCGCTTCGTCTTGTCCTCCTTTTCCttgtcctcttcttctttgtctcctTCCCAGCGGTTGTCATGCATGCTGTCAAAAGTCATCCAGTTATGTCAGAGGTTCAATGCACAGCAAACATCAAACTCACAAATAACCATTAACAAACAAAGATACTAGTCTCTCCAGAAACACACATCACTACATTTTACAGAGTctactgaatattataaatgaaaggaagaacaaaaaaaaaaacaacaacattagaTTGCAATGATAGCAACAACATTTGAGACCATTAATACGTATGGAAAACATCCAATGTTACAGTGACTCAGTGGGAGTAAAACAATAAACTGGTTTGCTTGCCAATACCCAGAATCCCCTGATGCAGTGTACCAGATTCCaaataacagaaacaacaaacagaaactGCCATGAATAAATCAAtcttgaaaataataattataaacacCAGTACTGTCTCCTATAAAACAGCTCTGGTGTTGATTATGAACTACAGAAACAACTTCAGCATCCTATAAGCTGTACAGTAGACCTAGTTAAGCATAAACTGAAACAATCTGGGGATACACGGTAAAGGAGAGGCTATCTCGCTCAGATTTACCTGTAGCTTGGTTTCTGTCCTCGGCCCCTCCCTCTGCCCCGGTCCCCTCGTGGCCCCTGCGTAGTGCCCTGGGACAAGAAGTCGCCAAATGTCGGCACTTTAGGAGGGCGTTTACTGTCGTCTGGAGGAAATATTGATGGAGAGAGTAAATCAAGAGGTTTTGTTATACTTGATTTAAGGTAGGGTGAATCAGAGAAGAGAGGGACTGAAAGATGACAAGCCAGACAATGGacgtgtgttttttgttttcacagtttgCTTCTTAAAATGCGGAGTGGTCAAGCTCATTTAACTAGCAGCAAGTCCATACATAAGACCAAATTTGAGATCAAAACATACAGTTATAAGAAACTACAACAAATACTTTTTGTGCACAAAATTGACGTCATACGAACTATGTACCGTATTAATCCAAGAGCGGTGTCCTCCAATACATGCATTTAAGAAATCTAAACAAGTATTTagtacaaacaaaaaactgtcTATTCCTGCccctgtctgctgctgctgcagactgAGAGTTGACATCTTATGTAACATCAGAGTCGAGACTTGTATGACAGCGACTGTCCTGCAGTGTCAAACTGCAGCAGAGACTATCTGAACTCTGGGACAAGGTCAAAGGCATTTTTGTTAGCTAGTTGGTGATGGATGGCTCAGAGTGGGAGggaaggagaaaataaaaagagctAAAGACTGACTTTGATGATGCGGTGTGTAAcagaaaacacatattttaaagcCCCCCTGGGGCAACCATTACAATTATACAAATGCTTAAACAGAGCACAAACATATGCTGTGCTCAAGTGAACGCCAGAATAGACTCTGCAATTTCAACATGAAAAGTGTCAAGTACACAATATGCGTAGTCGACACTGCCTTGTTCTTTTTTTAGACGTgtttaatgattttgtttttatgtaaaaatcaCGATTAGGAACgacaaaagaagagaaaaaaaactgatgaaaaaatTAGCAAGTATCAACTCCTGAGGTTTTAAAATCTTAAGTTCTTATACCCtgttaaagtaatttaattttagtCACTGTGTGTAACAGAGGGAAAGACAACTCGATTTGGACGAAAATGAGAGAGCAATACCGAGAACCATGTTAGAAGATGGGAAAGAAAAGATGCTAGTATGGAAGGGATGTGACGCAGAAAGGAAATGATTATAGGTGGAAGGTGAAGTAAATAAAAAGCAGCCAAAGTGAAAGAAATAGGACTGACGAGCAGCTGGTGGAGGGAagaaggagacagaaagagggaaagaaaagtaCAGAGGTGTGAAGTAATGAGAAAACAGTCAAAATTAAGGAAAGctgtgagaggagaggagggagggaagaagagagagaaggtcAGACACTGAAAGCTTCAACAGGGGAGGAGGCGGGAGGATAAGAGCTTGAAGGGGAgcatgtgattaaaaaaaaaggtcagaaaGAGAAACATCTAAGTACAAAAGAAATGAAGGGATCAgtgaggagaaaagagaggatgaagatgaagagATTGAACTGAGCAGCCTGGGGCCGTGAAGAGGACATTGGAGTCATTCCAGAAATTAGAAATggcaaagaaaaaagaaacacacacacacacacacacacacaccccgagTGCAGGCCTTAATGTGCGGCAGGTGTAATGACATAATCTATAATATACTCTCCCTTTATACTTGGattaaagaaatgaaagaaaccaGGACTGAACAGCAGTTAGAAATAATCTTCCGCTTTTGTTTGAACCTTCTCACAGTACAGACTGATGGAAGATTTGACTGATGACTGCGACTGGTGATTTGACTTTCCAGTGGATATGTAGCCACAGAAGAGGCAAACATCACCCACAGGGCACTCAGGGAAGGCAACACAAACACTAAGAACTGTTTACAAACCCTGTTTGACATCCTGAGGTTGCTGTGTGTGCAGAAAGAAGCTTCTGAAGTGCTGCCAGCCTCAGGAAAAGATTAGCACATCCTTACAGATGCTCACCCAATTCCAAAGCAAAACCCCAAGAAGGGCTGGACTCTGAGGTCAACCCTCTACTTTCAGTCTGTACGGCCGCGGTACTAGCTAACTGATTTTAGTGACGCAAATGGCTAAAATCTAGGTCTATGGAGATTAATGCACAGAGCAAGGCACTTTTGTAAGAGCCTTTTAGACTAATACACAGACCTATTAGAAAAccattaaagaaaaacaaccaaaaaatgGCACTAACGttagacagaaagaaaacatgtaaataaatgagGACTTCCTGTGAAAACATAGTGTGTTTGGCCAAATGTTAAGCACTTGATATGTTCTCTATGCATTTGACATTGGATGTGAAACCTTAAATGAAACCATACACATGGTGAGCCAGAACTAGgactgggcgatatggccaaaaagtttatcacgataaaaaaaaaaaaagtttcatacTAGtctataaatgtcaaatcatcatttctttcaagtttaaaggctgatttttgctcccgagtgaaaattgaagaaaccagatggttaattgtgtgattaaacttttctttattgtcagaacgtgacaaacacttgacaCCAAACTGTGGAGTCTGCGGTAAAACATGCAGAACTATCATGATAAAATCCTTCTTCAAAAAATAGTTGAAtagattagtaaatctttttagttccctttaaaaaaataaatatcttaaaagaaaaaataaagtgctaatttgtacgtgattcaaatgaatcaaagatttgttatattgttatagaCAAAAAAACTATAtggcaataattatcattattgatttattgcccaTCCCTAGACAGAACtacaattaaataatattttgactGCAATGATAAGATAACTACaagggtttttgttttttaaagagtCAGGGGTGAGTTTGGTTTTGGGAGCAGCTGTTGATCCGTTTCACACAAACGGatcaacacacagacacacagatctCAGTCTCATGCTGTGGTCTAACCTGAGGCCCGGCCCCGAGGCTCTGTACAAGAGTTACGCCCCCGGGCTGCAgagaggacacaaacacattacagtACGTTCACCACATACACAGATACAAATGTCTGTGAAATAAATCAAAGACATCATAACCATGCAAACATCATTATTCCTGCTTCTAACCCAAAACATTTCACAAGTGAGGCAAATGCATGCAAGACACTGAGATGAATGGCGTAAAGGCTGCTAAGATCTGTCTGACCACTTCTTGTCTGATGAAGTCTTTCTACCTTTTAAAACGTTTAGCGATCTTTGTTTATAGTCTACatagcagtttttattttactcaaaGCTATCATAATTAATTCATTGCAATTATTTAACTATTTTCCTGCATTAAAGCCTTATTTTGACACTGTACCTGTCAAAACACAGTTCCAGTTTACATAACACTTACTTTAAATCTACACacatataaaaatgaaaacaaaatatttctgcACCTGATCAAGTGGAAGTCAAAACTGTGATGCAATTAttttatgatgatgataaattagaaaaaaagaaaacaaagcccAGTCTGGAGAACAGGTGTGCTATTTTTTAGGTCAGGACACCTTTTTATTCCACCTACACTGAGCtactacagaaaaaaaaaaccttcttaGTAATTCCCTCTAAATGCCTTTGTTCTTTTTACCTTTAATAGTTTAACATCGAGTTGTGTCCCTGAATGTGCACAAGTACCAAATAACCAGCAGGAAGAGCAGCATTAAAGATGCACTCGACCAGATTTTGACCCGTTGTGCTGCTCTGCGTCTGATGTTGTTACATTTGTGCACAGCCACGTCCTGGGATCATCGCAGTCCCGCAGTAAATCATTTTATCATCCGGATGACTGACTAACTGAAAATGCATGAGCAAAATTAAGCCATAAAGCTCCCCTGCTGACACCGTCAGGAGACAACATCAGAAGGACTAAAATTTTACTGCTGTTAATGTCGGTTTTCATAACcaattgtcatttgtttttaattaaagccAAATGTACGCACACTAATATTTGCTTGTGTTCAGATTcaaattaataacttaattAATCCCCAACAGAGCAGTTTAAAACATATACATATCAGACACAAGCATAACATTTTTGGTGGAGTTTTGGCTCCAGGTCAGATAAGTCATGACTTTTAAGACATTCCTTTGGGCATTACTCGTCGGGACCTTTTATCTACTTGTTTCTTTTACATTGCCGTCACTGAAAGACGTTAGCAGTCCATAAAAGGAAAACTGGGGTCCTTCTGAAGGCACCTCTCAGATCAGCGCAACCGCGGCTTAAGAGGTTG
Proteins encoded:
- the ccdc9 gene encoding coiled-coil domain-containing protein 9, producing the protein MSSAVDLKTKEEKDAELDRRIEALRKKNEALVKRYQEIEEDKKKAEQEGIAVTTPRKPRPHEPETDRRKTEKENLTVTVEISKQTGEKRVVNEWKTGAPRGRKTSEESEGHGGQSDGHRGQSDGHSPPRRTGSGRMGRGGQRGGGGGGSRQERREWEPRTPRDGEPGESGGQGRRGGRRGRGGRGGGGGGGGEGMGTPGGMDKKSKEWEEKRRQNIEKMNEEMERIAAYERGQQPDADKPSRNFLDDPRRSGPAPDIDRKEGSRRHVRNWGGLDFDNVKTGAELEKEWTSRRPGPKGSVDMTMSMTGRERAEYLRWKKEREQIDEERLARHRNATGQWRREWDAQKNENMFKEDPYAAAEGIAPEQGSRRARGRNSCTEPRGRASDDSKRPPKVPTFGDFLSQGTTQGPRGDRGRGRGRGQKPSYSMHDNRWEGDKEEEDKEKEDKTKREEKTKPEEKTKPKEKEEEQSKPPTAQKVEKDGDGEDDDEEWEDASDGEDDEEVEEGSDSEHDSRGDEKKDKGKEKPVTSKYNSPTSRAPRSRSTSAGSPKEQRPPRPKVHIPPPEAVQESPEGGKPLSPFLSLEGHKPVTDWAEEMEMLSPRSSMGGESPLKPASVEASPPQKKEEEQQEEQQQQEEMQSQATSSAEPPEPLKGEDTAVDVASPSEKTKAQQTVIVSEQESVPADSPAAPPSDPAPSEVPQPSPSDFSVPALSEISVPVPVTMDQDTPAAPSQADKLDTPPSPAVLEEPAGGNDDDSSPAGTEAAPPAETVESSEQTSSG